The following coding sequences are from one Lysinibacillus sp. FSL W8-0992 window:
- a CDS encoding PTS sugar transporter subunit IIA, whose protein sequence is MLTELLNIDTIQIVNKVANWQEAIYVAASPLIQQNKIEKRYIQAMIQSIEQHGPYVVLTPKVAIPHARPSDGVNELSMSLLNLQNPVLFGADKPVSLIIVLAATDHTTHLQALVDLTQVLQEPSQIDNIIGCQRPECIMEKIKKYATEEQ, encoded by the coding sequence TTGCTTACCGAGTTACTCAATATAGATACAATTCAAATTGTTAACAAAGTAGCTAACTGGCAAGAGGCTATATACGTCGCAGCATCACCACTAATACAGCAAAACAAAATAGAAAAGCGCTATATCCAAGCCATGATACAATCCATCGAACAACACGGCCCATATGTCGTACTTACACCTAAAGTTGCAATACCACATGCTCGTCCATCTGATGGAGTAAATGAATTATCGATGAGCTTATTAAATCTACAAAACCCTGTACTATTTGGAGCAGATAAACCTGTATCACTAATTATCGTTTTAGCGGCTACTGATCATACAACGCATTTACAAGCTCTAGTTGATTTAACACAAGTGTTACAAGAACCTAGTCAAATCGACAATATTATTGGATGTCAGCGTCCAGAATGCATTATGGAGAAAATAAAAAAATATGCTACAGAGGAGCAATGA
- a CDS encoding ABC transporter ATP-binding protein: protein MKISITNVEKKYGHAQALWPINVELNSKFITILGQSGCGKTTLLKILAGLEKPTNGEIAFDDKIIYSSKLRKNVKPNKRNIAMVFQDFALWPHMTIFQNIAFGLKGIVTKAEIPERVADVMRLVNMEGYENRKPGQLSGGQQQRVALARALATNPKLILFDEPLSALDAVLREKMQDEIMHIIHELDCQAIFVTHDQTEAMTMSDQIIVMESGRIAQVGSPEEIYHAPATPYVADFIGKVNWFDKGNCIVRPEGVSRKQYPGTIAKQAMIVKSTFVGDRYLVQAQVEGKQWSFYETVPLEQGKQLEVFVDTKQIYQLEGLT from the coding sequence ATGAAAATCTCAATTACAAATGTAGAGAAAAAATATGGACATGCGCAAGCGCTATGGCCCATTAATGTGGAATTAAACAGTAAGTTCATTACAATATTAGGACAATCGGGCTGTGGTAAAACGACATTATTAAAAATATTGGCTGGCCTTGAGAAACCAACAAATGGTGAAATTGCATTCGATGACAAAATCATTTATTCTTCTAAGCTTCGTAAAAATGTCAAACCAAATAAACGCAATATCGCCATGGTCTTTCAAGATTTCGCGCTATGGCCGCATATGACCATTTTCCAGAATATCGCATTTGGTTTAAAAGGAATTGTAACAAAGGCGGAAATACCAGAACGGGTAGCGGATGTTATGCGTTTGGTGAACATGGAGGGATATGAAAATCGCAAGCCCGGACAATTGTCGGGTGGTCAACAACAGCGGGTAGCACTTGCGAGGGCACTGGCAACGAATCCAAAGTTAATTTTATTTGATGAACCATTATCAGCACTAGACGCAGTGCTTAGAGAAAAAATGCAGGATGAAATTATGCATATTATCCATGAACTAGATTGCCAAGCGATTTTTGTAACACATGATCAAACGGAAGCAATGACTATGTCAGATCAAATTATTGTAATGGAGTCAGGTAGAATTGCACAGGTTGGGTCACCAGAGGAGATTTATCACGCACCAGCAACACCTTATGTAGCGGATTTTATAGGCAAGGTTAATTGGTTTGATAAAGGTAATTGTATTGTACGTCCAGAGGGTGTATCGAGAAAACAATATCCTGGAACTATTGCGAAACAAGCGATGATTGTGAAAAGTACTTTTGTTGGGGATCGATATTTAGTACAGGCACAAGTAGAAGGAAAGCAATGGAGCTTTTATGAAACCGTGCCACTGGAACAAGGCAAGCAACTTGAAGTTTTTGTAGATACAAAACAAATATATCAATTGGAGGGTTTAACGTGA
- a CDS encoding PTS sugar transporter subunit IIB produces MKILVVCGNGLGSSFIMELNVKKALLELGKEAEVTHTDLTSATAEKADIYIGAGDIVDQLDNGVRKIVRIVNMMSIPEITFKLGPLL; encoded by the coding sequence ATGAAAATTTTGGTCGTTTGCGGAAACGGCTTAGGCAGTAGCTTCATTATGGAACTGAATGTAAAAAAAGCACTACTTGAACTCGGAAAAGAAGCAGAGGTAACGCATACAGATTTAACATCTGCAACGGCAGAGAAGGCAGATATTTATATCGGTGCAGGAGATATTGTAGATCAATTAGATAATGGTGTGAGAAAAATCGTTCGTATCGTCAATATGATGAGTATTCCAGAAATAACATTCAAGCTTGGGCCGCTGCTTTAG
- a CDS encoding ABC transporter permease: MIMEGKRTFGLLLTIVATFAIAPLIAIVYYTFVHDGHFDVSQISRMFDNDRLWRTLGNSLLLGIFVILGTTILALPMALIRTKTSLHKYDWLDIILTIPFMTPPYIGSMGWILFMQNNGFLQQLVPGTAWLSNAFFSLFGMVMVMSLHLFPFLYLMLKNTLLRINGSFLDAALIFGRSSLRNWLRVILPLLVSSYVLGVLLIFIKTLAEFGTPATFGSRIGFQVFTTEIHSYLSRWPVDIRMATSLSLFLLSVCLVVWYVQNLIGRKFTYSVLSGKTPAVRDIKDKWFIKLGAWFYVGFVLLFAIGIPYFSIIVTSLQKVRGDGLSAGNFSFASYEAVFTSGSAGLAAFLNSVVFSILTAVITAIIGFFIALYIKKGETKKQQMLDFFSLMPNIIPGIVFVVGLIMFWNAPWLPATIYNTKTMVVVTYCVLFLPYSVQYTKSTFSQLDQSIFQSAAIFGRNSWDMYRYIFIPLLMQGILAGMMMTFIISMRELVAGLLILPPSVETGATFIYSQFEQGNVGLGMAVAVITVAMTVVFMFLLDWLQKRGGHVGA; the protein is encoded by the coding sequence ATGATCATGGAAGGCAAACGCACTTTTGGCCTCTTATTGACGATTGTCGCAACGTTTGCTATCGCGCCATTAATAGCCATTGTTTATTATACATTTGTCCATGATGGTCATTTTGACGTTTCACAAATTAGTAGAATGTTTGACAATGATCGTTTATGGCGGACATTAGGCAATTCTTTATTGCTAGGTATATTCGTTATTTTAGGGACGACGATACTAGCATTGCCTATGGCATTAATTCGTACAAAAACAAGCTTACATAAATATGATTGGCTAGATATTATTTTAACGATTCCTTTTATGACACCGCCTTATATCGGTTCTATGGGATGGATATTGTTTATGCAAAATAATGGTTTTTTACAGCAGCTAGTACCGGGGACCGCTTGGTTATCAAATGCCTTTTTTTCTTTATTTGGTATGGTCATGGTTATGAGTCTGCACCTGTTTCCTTTTTTATATTTAATGCTGAAAAATACGTTGCTTCGAATTAATGGTTCATTTTTAGATGCTGCACTTATTTTTGGCCGCAGCTCTTTAAGAAATTGGCTGCGGGTTATATTGCCTTTACTCGTTTCAAGCTATGTTCTAGGAGTATTGCTGATTTTCATTAAAACGCTGGCGGAATTTGGGACGCCTGCAACGTTTGGAAGTCGCATCGGATTTCAAGTTTTTACGACAGAAATTCACTCTTATCTTTCAAGATGGCCAGTAGATATTCGTATGGCAACATCGCTCTCATTATTTTTACTTTCAGTGTGTCTCGTTGTTTGGTATGTTCAAAATCTTATCGGACGAAAGTTTACATATAGCGTGCTTTCAGGAAAAACACCCGCTGTTCGTGACATAAAAGATAAATGGTTTATTAAGCTTGGTGCATGGTTTTATGTAGGTTTTGTGTTATTGTTTGCAATCGGCATTCCATACTTTTCGATTATCGTGACTTCGTTACAAAAGGTTCGTGGAGATGGTTTAAGTGCCGGCAATTTCAGTTTTGCGTCTTATGAGGCTGTGTTTACTAGCGGAAGCGCTGGGTTAGCAGCATTTTTAAATAGCGTTGTTTTTTCAATTTTAACTGCCGTTATTACAGCGATCATTGGTTTTTTTATTGCACTATACATTAAAAAGGGTGAAACGAAAAAGCAACAAATGTTAGATTTCTTTAGCTTAATGCCAAATATTATTCCTGGAATTGTTTTTGTCGTCGGTTTAATTATGTTTTGGAATGCACCTTGGCTACCAGCGACGATTTACAATACAAAGACAATGGTAGTTGTGACGTATTGTGTGCTTTTCCTACCATACTCTGTGCAATATACAAAATCTACATTTTCACAGTTAGATCAATCTATTTTCCAATCAGCTGCTATTTTTGGACGAAATAGTTGGGACATGTATCGATATATTTTCATCCCACTGTTAATGCAGGGAATACTTGCTGGCATGATGATGACATTTATTATTTCAATGCGTGAGCTAGTCGCAGGTCTCCTTATTTTGCCACCGTCAGTTGAGACAGGAGCAACGTTTATCTACAGCCAATTTGAACAAGGCAATGTTGGGCTAGGAATGGCTGTTGCGGTTATTACAGTCGCTATGACCGTTGTTTTTATGTTCCTATTAGATTGGCTTCAAAAACGGGGAGGACACGTAGGTGCTTAA
- a CDS encoding PTS ascorbate transporter subunit IIC, protein MLDVMMNDILGTPAILVGLFALVGLLIQKKSASTVLSGTLKTIMGFVILGAGAAVLIGSLTHFSKMFDHAFQVQGVIPNNEAIVAAAQTTFGTSTAMIMVFGMIMNLLLARFTPLKYIFLTGHHTLFMACLIAASLSVGGMSGIPLIITGSILLGICMVIFPAILQPTVRQITGSDDFAVGHFGSIGYYVSAKIGQLFGNKAKTTEAIQVPKSLGFLRDTSVAISLTMSIFFIVVALFAGRSYIEAQLSGGSNFIVFAIIQAITFAAGVYIILAGVRMLIAEIIPAFKGIADKLVPNAKPALDCPTIFPFAPNAVIIGFLFSFLAGLLSMFALPLIGLKVIIPGLVPHFFTGAAAGVFGNATGGRIGSMAGAFANGLIISFIPAILLIFMGDIGYEGTTFGDSDFGIVGIVIINILKLFGAV, encoded by the coding sequence ATGTTAGATGTTATGATGAATGACATTTTAGGTACACCAGCAATACTAGTCGGCCTATTTGCGCTTGTCGGCTTACTAATCCAAAAAAAGTCCGCTTCAACTGTTCTTTCAGGTACTTTAAAAACCATTATGGGCTTTGTCATTTTAGGTGCAGGTGCAGCCGTTTTAATTGGCTCTTTAACTCACTTTAGTAAAATGTTCGATCATGCCTTTCAGGTTCAAGGGGTTATCCCCAACAATGAAGCCATTGTAGCCGCGGCGCAAACGACTTTTGGGACATCCACTGCCATGATTATGGTGTTCGGTATGATCATGAACTTATTGCTAGCGCGATTTACGCCTTTAAAATATATTTTTTTAACTGGGCATCATACATTATTTATGGCGTGTTTAATCGCGGCTTCGCTCTCGGTTGGTGGTATGAGTGGCATACCGCTTATTATTACCGGATCAATATTATTAGGTATTTGTATGGTTATTTTCCCTGCCATTTTACAGCCTACAGTGCGCCAAATTACAGGTAGTGATGATTTCGCAGTTGGACATTTTGGAAGTATAGGTTACTATGTATCTGCTAAAATTGGGCAGCTATTTGGCAACAAAGCTAAAACAACTGAAGCGATTCAAGTACCCAAGTCACTAGGATTTTTAAGAGATACATCAGTAGCCATTTCCTTAACAATGAGCATATTTTTTATTGTAGTGGCATTATTTGCAGGTCGCTCTTATATTGAAGCACAATTATCAGGTGGATCAAATTTCATTGTTTTTGCAATTATTCAAGCGATTACCTTTGCTGCTGGTGTTTATATTATCCTTGCAGGCGTGCGCATGCTAATTGCTGAAATTATCCCGGCATTTAAAGGCATTGCCGACAAGCTCGTGCCAAATGCTAAGCCTGCATTAGATTGCCCGACGATTTTCCCATTCGCACCAAATGCAGTTATCATCGGCTTCCTCTTTAGTTTTTTAGCTGGTTTATTGTCCATGTTCGCACTCCCACTTATTGGGCTAAAAGTCATTATACCAGGTCTCGTGCCTCACTTTTTCACTGGTGCAGCCGCAGGCGTTTTTGGAAATGCAACAGGTGGTCGAATCGGCTCGATGGCAGGTGCCTTTGCCAACGGTTTAATCATCAGCTTCATCCCTGCTATTCTACTTATTTTCATGGGTGACATCGGCTATGAAGGAACAACATTTGGTGATTCTGACTTTGGTATTGTAGGTATTGTCATTATCAATATTTTAAAATTATTTGGTGCAGTGTAA
- a CDS encoding MBL fold metallo-hydrolase: MLNIEILGGVGEYGRNCFYLEKDGRAILLDCGVMNNSEKTKPNLSPAHVAKLDAVFISHSHIDHVGALPLLVQLGYDGQLIMSEITAKQLKQSFKNIQTFEPKSIGSWININDNLSFQWGYSGHLIGSVWYSIRFLEEVIFFSGDYVMDSYLLKANLPMMGKNDYNVAFIDSGHFEKHINNKEILHQLADFIDANDSRPIIFPSSYSGKTADIAFYLFEHTTRKVSIDNDFFPFFEEYYDAPENVVSTKLLPSFRSHCLQKMIMEDNAIYFVPERDEGTITKLLTNLPSAIVIFTGYFNKGNYMQQLAPNQIKHFFYKTHPDYQDTIVLSKHINAHKTIYFHSQLTNIETTLLKIIGNEDENI; this comes from the coding sequence GTGCTTAATATAGAAATTTTAGGAGGAGTTGGGGAGTATGGTCGTAACTGCTTTTATCTCGAAAAAGATGGGCGTGCTATTTTACTAGATTGTGGTGTTATGAACAATAGTGAAAAAACAAAGCCAAATTTATCACCAGCTCATGTGGCAAAACTAGATGCAGTGTTTATTTCTCATTCCCATATTGATCATGTAGGTGCGCTTCCTTTACTTGTACAGTTGGGCTACGATGGTCAACTCATTATGAGTGAAATAACAGCGAAACAATTAAAGCAATCTTTTAAAAATATTCAAACGTTTGAACCAAAGTCGATTGGCAGTTGGATAAATATTAACGATAATCTTTCTTTTCAATGGGGCTATAGCGGACATTTAATAGGGAGCGTTTGGTACAGCATTCGATTTTTAGAGGAGGTGATATTTTTTTCAGGAGATTACGTGATGGATTCCTATCTATTAAAGGCGAATCTTCCGATGATGGGAAAGAATGATTATAACGTTGCGTTCATAGATAGCGGCCATTTTGAAAAGCACATTAACAACAAAGAAATATTGCATCAATTAGCGGATTTTATCGATGCCAACGATAGTAGACCAATTATTTTTCCTTCTTCCTATTCTGGCAAAACTGCTGATATTGCGTTTTACCTTTTTGAGCATACTACAAGAAAGGTGTCTATCGATAATGATTTTTTTCCTTTTTTTGAAGAGTATTACGATGCGCCCGAAAATGTTGTATCTACTAAGCTATTGCCGTCATTCAGAAGTCACTGTTTACAAAAGATGATAATGGAAGATAACGCTATTTATTTTGTTCCTGAGCGAGATGAAGGAACAATTACGAAGCTACTAACTAATTTACCATCAGCAATTGTAATCTTTACAGGGTACTTTAATAAAGGCAATTACATGCAACAATTAGCACCAAATCAAATAAAACATTTTTTCTACAAAACACATCCTGATTATCAGGATACTATCGTGCTGTCAAAGCACATAAATGCTCATAAAACCATCTATTTTCACAGTCAGTTAACAAATATAGAAACGACACTTTTAAAAATAATCGGAAATGAGGATGAAAATATATGA
- a CDS encoding ABC transporter substrate-binding protein: MKKRFKLLATAGVLVALTLAGCGNNKSADSVNNEAASAKPKEVQTLTVYSAGPDGLAANIQQAFEEKTGIKVEMFQGTTGKILSRLEAEKNNPVADIVVLASVASMDGLKESNQLHSYKEAENATKMNSDWSDVEGYYYGYSASALGIAYNTKNTKDIPTEWTDLAKPEWQGKMNIPDPSLSGSAVDFIYGYTEAEKTAWDTIQLWKNNGLQVNGANKEALDAVITGDKNATISGVDYMAYKAKASGEPVEIVYPKSGTVVSPRAVGIMKDAKNVEGAKAYVNFLLSDEGQKLVTDAYLLPGNNEIAVKDRAALDEIPQLHVNWKGSESKQLDILTKFNDIFR, encoded by the coding sequence GTGAAAAAACGTTTCAAATTACTAGCAACTGCTGGGGTTCTTGTAGCATTAACATTAGCGGGGTGCGGCAATAATAAATCAGCTGACAGTGTCAATAATGAGGCAGCAAGCGCAAAGCCGAAAGAAGTGCAAACATTAACGGTCTATTCAGCTGGTCCAGATGGGTTGGCTGCCAATATACAACAAGCTTTTGAAGAAAAAACGGGCATAAAAGTAGAAATGTTTCAAGGCACAACAGGCAAAATTTTATCTCGTTTAGAAGCGGAGAAAAATAATCCTGTGGCAGATATCGTTGTATTAGCTTCTGTGGCATCAATGGACGGACTAAAGGAATCAAATCAGCTACATAGCTATAAAGAGGCAGAAAATGCTACGAAAATGAATAGTGATTGGTCAGATGTAGAGGGCTATTACTATGGCTATAGCGCCTCAGCATTAGGTATTGCCTACAATACGAAAAATACAAAAGACATTCCAACTGAATGGACAGATTTAGCTAAACCAGAGTGGCAAGGAAAAATGAATATTCCTGATCCAAGTTTGTCAGGTTCTGCTGTCGATTTTATTTACGGCTATACTGAAGCTGAAAAAACTGCTTGGGATACAATCCAATTATGGAAAAACAATGGATTACAAGTGAATGGTGCAAATAAGGAAGCATTAGATGCAGTCATTACAGGTGATAAAAATGCAACAATCTCAGGCGTAGACTATATGGCTTATAAAGCAAAAGCGAGTGGGGAGCCAGTAGAAATTGTTTATCCGAAGAGTGGAACTGTTGTAAGTCCTCGAGCGGTAGGTATTATGAAAGATGCTAAAAATGTTGAAGGTGCAAAAGCATACGTCAATTTCCTACTTTCAGATGAAGGACAAAAGCTAGTTACAGATGCTTATTTACTGCCAGGTAATAACGAAATAGCTGTAAAAGATCGTGCTGCATTAGATGAAATTCCACAGTTACATGTGAACTGGAAAGGTTCAGAGTCAAAGCAGCTTGATATATTAACGAAGTTTAATGATATTTTCCGTTAA
- the modA gene encoding molybdate ABC transporter substrate-binding protein encodes MKKFYSLFATLALLVGLLAACGNQEKEVTANEPVELTISAAASLQDALEELKTTYEKQHDTIKILYNFGGSGALQQQILQGAPADLFFSAAEDKFDALVEKEMIDQKQGTDLLANELVLIVPKNNEKQIKSFEDLQLAGKIALGTPETVPAGQYGVDTLKNMQLWDSLELKVVYTKDVRQVLTYTETENVDAGMVYKTDALVSDKVDIVATADKAMHAPIIYPVGVLKASKHAQEAEDFYQFLQSDEAMNIFKKYGFKGAH; translated from the coding sequence GTGAAAAAATTTTATAGTTTATTTGCGACACTAGCATTACTAGTTGGGCTACTTGCAGCCTGTGGTAACCAAGAAAAAGAGGTGACAGCAAACGAACCCGTTGAATTAACGATTTCTGCGGCAGCTAGTTTACAGGATGCCTTAGAAGAACTTAAAACAACTTATGAAAAACAACACGATACGATCAAAATCCTCTATAACTTTGGTGGTTCTGGTGCATTACAGCAACAAATTTTACAGGGTGCTCCTGCAGATCTTTTCTTTTCAGCCGCGGAAGATAAATTCGATGCGCTTGTAGAAAAAGAAATGATTGATCAAAAGCAAGGAACGGATCTTTTAGCCAATGAATTAGTATTAATCGTTCCTAAAAATAATGAAAAACAAATCAAATCCTTTGAAGATTTACAACTAGCAGGAAAAATCGCGCTTGGTACACCCGAAACGGTTCCTGCTGGGCAGTATGGCGTCGACACATTAAAAAATATGCAACTTTGGGATTCACTTGAATTGAAAGTGGTGTATACAAAAGATGTGCGTCAAGTACTTACTTACACAGAAACAGAAAACGTAGATGCTGGAATGGTTTATAAGACAGATGCCCTTGTCTCCGATAAAGTTGATATCGTTGCGACTGCTGATAAAGCTATGCATGCACCGATTATTTATCCTGTAGGTGTCTTAAAAGCGAGTAAGCATGCTCAAGAAGCGGAAGATTTTTATCAATTTTTACAAAGTGACGAAGCAATGAATATTTTTAAAAAGTATGGGTTTAAAGGAGCTCACTAA
- a CDS encoding trimeric intracellular cation channel family protein yields the protein MTWTVLHIIGMIAYAISGAFVAIQAKYSFIGIFVLGLTTSYGGSIIRNVVLDIPVSDIWDRHSLLVVLATLTTILFVKKNWIHHWNRWGYFFDSIGLASFAIQGGLLAKSLQHDIGIIIIASMFTGVGGGMIRDLLAGRTPLALREEIHAVLTIVCALCIWAGWDSPLELSVIVFFIVMIRMFSVLKCQARK from the coding sequence GTGACCTGGACAGTATTACACATCATTGGCATGATTGCATACGCCATAAGTGGTGCATTTGTTGCGATACAGGCCAAATATTCTTTTATTGGTATATTTGTGCTCGGTCTTACTACGTCTTATGGTGGTTCCATTATCCGTAATGTTGTACTGGATATACCTGTGTCAGATATATGGGATCGTCATTCTTTATTAGTTGTTTTAGCTACGCTAACGACTATTTTATTTGTCAAAAAGAATTGGATTCATCACTGGAACCGCTGGGGCTATTTCTTTGATTCAATTGGCCTAGCTTCTTTTGCTATACAGGGCGGATTGTTAGCAAAAAGCTTACAGCACGACATCGGCATCATTATTATTGCTTCTATGTTTACGGGTGTTGGTGGTGGCATGATTCGTGATTTGTTAGCTGGGAGAACCCCACTTGCATTAAGAGAAGAAATTCATGCTGTACTAACAATAGTATGTGCACTCTGTATATGGGCAGGGTGGGACAGCCCGCTTGAATTATCAGTAATCGTGTTTTTCATAGTGATGATTCGAATGTTTTCTGTTTTGAAGTGCCAGGCACGCAAATAA
- the modB gene encoding molybdate ABC transporter permease subunit, protein MSTDFWSPLKLSIEIAFVAGILAIIAGILLGKWMATHHFKGKLLLETVLLLPLVLPPTVVGFLLIVIFGKNSFFGNLIVWLFDQPVIFTWWAAVIASTIVAFPLMYQSAKTGFASVDRDIENAARVDGANEWQVFLYVSIPLALKALVSGGILSFTRALGEFGATLMFAGNIPGKTQTTPLAIYMAIDSGNMTLAWTWVLCMIAISFLLLLSIHLLKV, encoded by the coding sequence ATGAGTACCGATTTTTGGTCTCCACTTAAACTTTCAATTGAAATTGCCTTTGTTGCGGGAATTCTCGCTATTATAGCAGGAATTTTACTGGGGAAATGGATGGCAACCCATCATTTTAAAGGGAAGCTATTGCTAGAAACCGTGTTGCTCTTACCTTTAGTATTACCTCCTACTGTAGTAGGTTTCCTGCTCATCGTTATTTTTGGGAAAAACAGTTTTTTTGGAAATCTAATTGTATGGCTTTTCGATCAGCCAGTCATATTCACATGGTGGGCTGCTGTTATCGCTTCTACGATTGTTGCCTTTCCTTTAATGTATCAATCAGCTAAAACGGGCTTTGCCTCTGTTGATCGCGATATTGAAAATGCAGCACGTGTAGATGGGGCTAACGAATGGCAAGTCTTTCTTTATGTGTCCATACCCCTTGCTTTAAAAGCGCTTGTATCTGGCGGGATTTTAAGCTTCACACGAGCTTTAGGTGAGTTTGGAGCGACATTAATGTTTGCGGGGAATATTCCAGGGAAAACACAAACAACACCGCTAGCTATTTATATGGCGATTGATTCGGGAAACATGACCCTTGCCTGGACATGGGTTTTGTGTATGATCGCTATTTCCTTCCTTTTACTTCTTAGTATCCATTTGCTAAAAGTATAA
- a CDS encoding helix-turn-helix transcriptional regulator, with protein sequence MSQEQSYTIEEVAQLLKVSKLTIYDLVKKEELPVFRVGRQMRVDRADLQAYIQKRKTGSASLTSVATQTKNYSKIIISGQDLVLDILAKYIEKRQSTKVLRSHEGSFNGVMALYNGDCDIASLHMFDGDTGDYNTPYVKKIFVSHPFVLMNVVSRKAGFYVQKGNPLQIRTFEDFQTKSFNFINREKGSGARTLLDEQLRVHNIVPTTIEGYSREEMSHLDVASAVANGHADVGIGIEKIAKLIDVDFIPVVKERYDIVLLKTPENRQLIDAVKEILNAPDFQSEVAALGDYDVSQMGQVMYETLS encoded by the coding sequence ATGTCACAAGAACAATCCTATACGATTGAAGAGGTTGCACAATTATTAAAAGTTTCGAAATTGACGATTTATGATTTAGTGAAAAAGGAAGAATTGCCAGTCTTCCGTGTAGGAAGGCAAATGCGGGTAGATCGTGCTGACTTACAAGCCTATATACAAAAACGAAAAACAGGTAGTGCGTCATTGACATCCGTAGCAACTCAGACTAAAAATTATTCAAAAATAATTATAAGTGGACAAGATTTAGTATTAGATATTTTAGCCAAATATATTGAGAAAAGGCAGTCTACGAAAGTGTTGCGTTCACATGAAGGTAGTTTTAATGGTGTGATGGCGTTGTATAATGGAGACTGTGATATTGCGAGTTTACATATGTTTGATGGAGATACAGGAGATTATAATACGCCTTATGTAAAGAAAATCTTTGTGAGCCATCCGTTTGTCCTCATGAATGTAGTATCACGTAAAGCAGGTTTCTATGTTCAAAAAGGGAATCCATTGCAAATCCGCACATTTGAAGATTTTCAAACAAAGTCATTTAACTTCATTAACCGTGAGAAAGGCTCAGGTGCTCGCACTTTGTTAGATGAGCAATTGCGTGTTCATAATATTGTACCGACCACTATTGAAGGCTATTCCCGTGAAGAAATGAGCCATCTTGATGTTGCTTCTGCTGTCGCCAATGGACACGCTGATGTTGGGATAGGAATTGAAAAAATCGCCAAGCTCATTGATGTCGATTTTATTCCAGTTGTTAAAGAGCGTTATGATATTGTGTTATTAAAAACGCCTGAAAACCGACAACTAATTGATGCGGTGAAGGAGATTTTAAATGCACCTGATTTCCAATCTGAAGTGGCTGCATTAGGAGATTATGACGTCTCTCAAATGGGGCAAGTTATGTATGAAACGCTATCATAA
- a CDS encoding LysR family transcriptional regulator yields MNHLKLQAFCLLVDFKKLAPVAKELGITPPTVSFHIRSIEEEYGVRLFRTNAGGYRLTEAGEGLFHYARQIVQLQNDMDRFIENLLAGNVGSIRLGASALPAHIFMPEIINQISTAYPDIRISLEVKTAPEIEKMVALQELDFGLIMETKQQNPTLSYEKIGEDSLVLALSPSHELAAKKDISQSDVLKNKVLLHTSSSSTNHFIEKWLNPFQPSFNTIELDSVSTIKKMLTFGKTIAFLSVSLIEEELQSGLLVKKDLHDIALKRKIQLIYPQSRLDNKIDGFVKKAIYDLARKIQS; encoded by the coding sequence ATGAATCATCTTAAATTACAGGCATTTTGCTTACTCGTCGATTTTAAAAAATTAGCTCCCGTCGCTAAAGAGCTAGGTATTACCCCACCCACTGTCTCCTTTCATATTCGCTCGATTGAAGAAGAATACGGTGTACGCTTGTTTCGGACAAATGCAGGTGGCTATCGTTTAACTGAAGCGGGAGAAGGGCTTTTTCACTATGCACGCCAAATAGTACAATTACAAAACGATATGGATCGCTTCATTGAAAATCTATTAGCAGGTAACGTTGGTTCCATTCGTTTAGGTGCAAGTGCACTACCTGCCCATATTTTTATGCCTGAAATTATTAACCAAATCTCTACGGCTTATCCAGACATTCGAATTTCCTTAGAAGTAAAAACAGCACCTGAAATCGAAAAAATGGTAGCCTTGCAGGAGCTTGACTTTGGTTTAATAATGGAAACAAAGCAACAAAACCCAACACTTTCCTATGAAAAGATTGGTGAAGATTCGCTCGTTTTGGCTTTAAGCCCTAGTCACGAACTTGCAGCAAAAAAAGACATCTCACAATCAGATGTCCTTAAAAACAAAGTATTATTACACACTTCATCTAGTTCAACCAACCATTTTATTGAAAAATGGCTAAACCCATTTCAACCATCTTTTAATACAATTGAACTCGATTCTGTAAGTACGATTAAAAAAATGCTGACATTTGGTAAAACAATTGCATTTCTGTCTGTTTCCCTTATTGAAGAAGAATTACAATCAGGCTTATTAGTGAAGAAAGACTTACATGATATAGCACTTAAACGGAAAATTCAGCTTATATACCCTCAGTCCAGACTAGACAATAAGATTGATGGATTTGTCAAAAAAGCCATTTACGATTTAGCACGAAAAATCCAGTCATAA